The Paraburkholderia sabiae genome includes a region encoding these proteins:
- a CDS encoding helix-turn-helix transcriptional regulator, protein MSEVVSIPHAAPGNITVCANACASHDAARRIPVVWYNDSKQAAVEQKDAPRLGVAQILSSAQSEAERARIVSSLLHLTGFSTFAYFALEFSGDRVQRLFLHEAFTPSTYRGEYVHRHHFDVDPRTFGARMCSMPIVWDLRNLRQQGERQSLALPDEREAFADFLQTMRDDAMCSGIMYSMAMPGTRLHAFMSFTAPRRNRDWITAATVEQALSIGLSVHKFGSPKLITAAREHASNSLTAFEQKLLTGIAEGASDKEIGRRLDTSAHNVDYHLRKLRKRFGVSNRIELTYLTAKMELI, encoded by the coding sequence TGCTGCACCCGGAAATATCACAGTGTGCGCAAATGCCTGCGCATCGCACGATGCCGCGCGCCGCATTCCCGTGGTCTGGTACAACGATTCGAAGCAGGCAGCCGTCGAACAGAAAGACGCGCCCCGTCTGGGCGTCGCGCAGATTCTGTCGAGTGCGCAAAGCGAAGCCGAACGCGCGCGCATCGTGTCGAGCCTGCTGCATCTGACGGGCTTTTCGACCTTCGCCTATTTCGCGCTCGAATTCTCGGGCGACCGTGTGCAAAGACTCTTTCTGCACGAAGCCTTCACGCCTTCCACGTATCGCGGCGAGTATGTGCATCGTCATCACTTCGATGTCGACCCGCGCACGTTCGGCGCGCGCATGTGCAGCATGCCGATCGTGTGGGACTTGCGCAATCTGCGTCAGCAAGGCGAGCGTCAAAGTCTCGCGTTGCCCGACGAGCGCGAAGCCTTCGCCGATTTCCTGCAGACGATGCGCGACGACGCGATGTGCAGCGGCATCATGTATTCGATGGCGATGCCGGGCACGCGCCTGCATGCGTTCATGAGTTTCACCGCGCCGCGCCGCAATCGCGACTGGATCACAGCGGCCACCGTCGAACAGGCGCTGTCGATCGGCTTGTCGGTTCACAAGTTCGGTTCTCCGAAGCTGATCACAGCGGCACGCGAGCACGCGTCGAACAGTCTCACGGCCTTCGAACAGAAGCTGCTGACGGGAATCGCGGAAGGCGCGTCCGACAAGGAAATCGGGCGACGGCTCGATACGAGCGCGCATAACGTCGACTATCATCTGCGCAAGCTGCGCAAACGGTTCGGCGTGTCGAACCGGATCGAGTTGACGTATCTGACGGCGAAGATGGAGTTGATCTGA